A single window of Hylaeus volcanicus isolate JK05 chromosome 8, UHH_iyHylVolc1.0_haploid, whole genome shotgun sequence DNA harbors:
- the LOC128881505 gene encoding transcriptional regulator ATRX homolog isoform X1: MSTSSKRSIKTKSQQMIKLDKAKDTQKLIRTVCDDSSSAEETQPSVRPSSVNLCMVDLKDLQKRKRENRKHSETKLKNSSESGNSSAEQNSKLISDDNTKSKKRKTSKLANEKIIKEVQNKTVTECNSKSKEGNKSKLTDDDTIKKLQNRTNVSLSEDCNDSDSEKQEISRKEQLKLSKHRKNTKSMKVKNDGKKQKSRNEESESSDSEVETYEKQTRKTRKEHINFSKEDVISSSGEEFQKSKFSHISSSYKRKLFQGKGDHMSSTKSSLTFEKQAEGRTEISKEQSLLFKSRVIKILNRFKEACSEYELSMERIQWKYLKKDLGNQASANNVILKSRNVITKFKSDLDTQEKDLVNFYDEWSKRCKLRNVDYESNFSNENEVSRTTDSKKKSSLPKKKSFLEEECLVSECDSEEIFSGDEKKCTKITGDKNKEAEVSMPDQTSERSASDSNENVSSSEDNRVVSPILVDKKRKATSDKSDVKDKSKIVEARMETSEDNQEDSSNLDVNNSLQDIFEESTEKVDGVNVANEKKSESEKESDPEKGIDEMVTTKTSVNEDKTLPETKELSVKSDDKHLDVDNVKANTPDSFFSQETLTSKVDDNESIATVGIEREENNSLDNLNDEEAAKKAMLESDSDIFPNEKSIQISTEGNLNDKSKVQFEKIKSTRKEEANERIANSSDKDNSSSKQEDVDIDAELYAKHALLESNSDDSMSPSSSKEMSDKTHNSDTSSKDKYAKAALLASSDSESLSSDSNCSLQNTNVDSSLKKQKEERKKNSLQVEDISTFDTSVSERVKKRRTRLSLKCGLENDEKLKMRCHVVIEKLPKHILKKHASALEKSRQDLDNKEIKSLTNLESLKRDIKKKNSSRHSSFVKKTKGKETEETLLDHLKRVENGEFVDNSKEDSDLESMNLSTKAKTTIQTNEDLMKEADMATKKMLLDSTDSDNEQKKTSESNNSEQEGNDGKTNDEKKESSKKTKQNSSTNNEDDEEEREKGKWRRNKILTMKFSDSDSDVAKEKLEKKKQKLREKEEENHTDSSDENAVIKRKRRNRKIVDSDSDLQLVTSDSDSSSLIIVKDNKSSDSDFSVGRKQNKISKRKTHKSSDSDSSPVEKRPKKKRKRIRNMDSDSEDNSDDLMSSQGTPGKKGRKNIRKVLKDKHIADDTKQAAKEEEERLKRIAERQKVYNEMYEARLAGEEKVDKLVLDFDPETKEELLSVHKDLVKRLKPHQAKGIKFMWDACFESLERMKTSSGSGCIIAHCMGLGKTLQVIALIHTLLTHEKTGINTIMVVCPLSTVLNWYNEFNLWLKDVDNGDIDIFELTKYKQNVERATLLKSWQRSGGVLIIGYEMFRNLSGANNRMRKAMKEEILQCLIDPGPDLIVCDEGHLLKNEDSALSKSIKRIKTLRRIVLTGTPLQNNLIEYHCMVQFIKPNLLGTRKEFLNRFANPITNGQFDDSTESDVKLMKKRAYVLHKMLKGSVQRFDYSVLMPFLPPKHEYVIFVSLTDVQIKMYQHYLDNFARQQRAAGGSLFADFQVLQRIWTHPMVLRLNSEKNEKAREKKYSSTDTEGSLRNFIDDGSNSESDSSSSSNTTDDDVKSINSNYSTKNRRSTRNNNIDVEEDLKLEEPEKKEEEWWLQFTQPEDFDDMRISAKLMLLFGILKECGQIGDKVLIFSQSLYSLTLIEQFLEKIDDATQNDTSSEYLVGHRDSWTVGLDYFRLDGQTSADNRNRWCKIFNKPSNTRARLFLISTRAGGLGINLTAANRVIIFDASWNPSHDVQSIFRVYRFGQKKPCYIYRFLAAGTMEEKIYNRQVTKLSLSCRVVDEQQIERHYSNNDLSELYKFEPNTSGEKPTLNLPKDRVLAEIFLKYKNFVENYHEHDSLLENKTEEELDEEERKQAWLEYEEEKKGKPMQMYPTVAPISNSAFLNHYGLPASGHLGTDYEKFRELIRKDYPNATPEFQQMMTAKALTDMYNYWERQTFQNTSSNQMTYQNAGVMPTQLRTQVPNLSRMPLLQNLNTININGQTRDELPITNQSNGPKSRNGDDDVVEITSTAVSKTNKTQEE; encoded by the exons ATGTCTACTAGTTCCAa acgaagtattaaaacaaaatcacaACAAATGATTAAGCTTGATAAAGCGAAAGATACTCAAAAGTTGATCCGTACTGTGTGCGATGATTCTAGTTCTGCTGAAGAGACGCAACCTTCAGTTAGGCCCTCTTCTGTGAATTTATGCATGGTAGACCTGAAGgatttacaaaaaagaaagagagaaaatcGAAAGCACTCTGAAACAAAGTTAAAAAACAGTAGCGAAAGTGGTAATAGTTCAGcagaacaaaattctaaattaatttcagatgataatacaaaatctaagaaaagaaaaacatctaaATTGGCtaatgagaaaataataaaagaagtaCAAAACAAAACTGTAACCGAGTGTAATTCAAAGTCGAAGGAAGGAAACAAATCTAAATTGACTGATGATGATACgatcaaaaaattacaaaacaggACAAATGTTTCGTTGTCGGAAGACTGCAATGACAGCGACAGCGAAAAGCAGGAAATATCGCGTAAagagcaattaaaattaagcaaacatagaaaaaatacgaaaagtatgaaagttaaaaacgatggaaaaaaacagaaaagcaGAAACGAAGAATCGGAAAGTAGCGATTCAGAGGTTGAGACTTATGAAAAGCAAACTaggaaaacaagaaaagaacaCATAAACTTTTCTAAAGAGGATGTCATCTCTAGTTCTGGCGAAGAATTccagaaatcaaaattttctcaTATTAGTTCTAGTTACAAGAGAAAGTTATTTCAAGGCAAAGGGGACCATATGTCATCTACTAAGTCAAGTTTAACATTCGAAAAACAGGCAGAAGGTAGAACCGAGATAAGCAAAGAACAAAGTTTGCTTTTCAAGTCtcgtgttattaaaattttaaatagatttaagGAAGCCTGTTCGGAATACGAGCTATCTATGGAACGCATacaatggaaatatttaaaaaaggattTAGGAAATCAAGCATCTGCAAATAACGTAATACTTAAATCGAGGAACGTaattacgaaatttaaaagtgaCCTTGATACACAAGAGAAAGATTTAGTAAATTTCTATGATGAATGGAGTAAAAGatgcaaattacgaaatgtAGATTACGAATCTAATTtctcaaatgaaaatgaagtaTCGCGAACAACAgactctaaaaaaaaatctagttTGCCAAAGAAGAAATCATTCTTAGAGGAAGAATGTTTAGTTTCGGAATGCGATagcgaagaaatattttctggtgatgaaaaaaaatgtactaaaATAACTGGTGACAAAAATAAGGAAGCGGAAGTTTCGATGCCTGATCAAACATCGGAACGATCGGCGAGTGACAGTAATGAAAACGTGTCATCCTCGGAAGATAATCGGGTTGTTTCTCCTATTTTAGTcgataaaaagagaaaggCAACGTCTGATAAATCAGATGTAAAAGATAAATCAAAAATTGTTGAGGCACGCATGGAGACTTCCGAGGATAATCAAGAAGATTCGAGTAATCTTGACGTCAATAATTCTTTACAAGATATATTCGAAGAATCAACTGAGAAAGTTGATGGTGTTAACGTtgcaaatgaaaagaaaagcgaATCTGAGAAAGAGAGTGATCCAGAAAAAGGTATCGATGAAATGGTAACTACAAAAACCAGCGTTAACGAAGATAAAACTTTGCCGGAAACTAAAGAATTGAGTGTTAAATCTGATGATAAACATTTAGATGTAGATAATGTGAAAGCAAATACACCCGACTCCTTTTTTTCTCAAGAAACGTTAACATCAAAAGTAGACGACAATGAATCGATTGCAACAGTTGGGATTGAAAGAGAGGAAAATAATAGTTTAGATAATCTAAATGATGAAGAAGCAGCTAAAAAAGCAATGTTAGAATCAGATTCGGATatatttccaaatgaaaaatctATCCAAATTTCTACAGAaggtaatttaaatgataaatcgAAAGTacaatttgagaaaataaagTCCACGAGAAAGGAAGAAGCAAATGAAAGAATAGCTAATTCCAGCGACAAAGACAATTCGTCGAGCAAACAAGAGGATGTGGATATAGATGCAGAATTATATGCTAAGCATGCTCTTCTTGAATCGAATTCAGATGATTCTATGAGTCCATCTTCTTCAAAAGAAATGTCCGATAAAACTCACAATTCTGATACTAGTAGTAAGGACAAGTATGCAAAGGCAGCGTTATTAGCTTCGTCGGACAGTGAAAGCTTAAGCTCTGATAGCAACTGcagtttacaaaatacaaacgtAGATTCGTCTTTGAAGAAACAGAAggaagagaggaaaaaaaattctttgcaAGTTGAAGATATATCGACGTTTGACACTAGTGTCAGCGAAAGGGTGAAGAAAAGACGAACTCGTTTAAGCTTAAAATGTGGTTTAGAGaatgatgaaaaattgaaaatgcgTTGTCATgttgttattgaaaaattaccgAAACACATTCTAAAGAAGCACGCAAGTGCATTGGAGAAGTCACGACAAGATTTAGATAATAAGGAAATAAAaag TCTTACAAATTTAGAGAGTCTTAAAAGAGacatcaagaaaaaaaattcctcgcGTCATTCCTCTTTTGTAAAAAAGACTAAAGGAAAGGAAACCGAAGAGACTCTATTGGATCATTTAAAGAGAGTGGAAAACGGAGAATTTGTTGACAATTCTAAAGAAGACTCGGATTTGGAAAGCATGAATCTATCTACAAAAGCAAAAACTACTATACAAACTAACGAAGATTTAATGAAGGAAGCAGATATggctacaaaaaaaatgcttttagATTCTACCGATTCGGATAACG aacaaaaaaagacTTCGGAAAGCAACAATAGTGAACAGGAGGGAAATGATGGTAAAACAAACGATGAGAAAAAGGAAtcatcaaagaaaacaaaacaaaatagttCGACGAACAATGAG GATGACGAAGAGGAACGAGAAAAAGGGAAATGGAggcgaaacaaaatattgacaatGAAGTTCTCAGATTCCGATTCGGATGTTGCAAAGGAGAAGTtggagaagaaaaaacaaaaattacgagaaaaagaagaagaaaatcatAC agatTCTTCGGACGAGAACGCGGTTATTAAacgtaaaagaagaaatcgtAAAATTGTCGATTCTGATTCAGACCTACAGTTAGTGACTTCTGATTCAGATTCCAGTAGTTTAATAATAGTGAAAGATAATAAATCTTCGGACAGTGATTTTTCGGtaggaagaaaacaaaacaagatATCTAAACGTAAAACACATAAATCTTCTGATTCGGATTCTTCGCCTGTAGAAAAGAG accaaaaaagaagagaaaacgtATTAGAAATATGGACAGCGATAGCGAAGATAATTCCGATGATCTTATGAGCTCTCAAGGAACACCTGGGAAGAAAGGTCGTAAAAACATTCGGAAAGTACTAAAAGATAAACACATTGCAGACGATACAAAACAAGCTGcaaaggaagaagaggagagACTTAAACGCATCGCTGAACGACAAAAAGTA TACAATGAAATGTATGAAGCAAGGTTGGCTGGCGAGGAAAAAGTAGATAAATTGGTGTTAGATTTTGATCctgaaacaaaagaagaacTATTAAGTGTTCACAAGGATTTGGTAAAGCGTTTGAAACCACATCAAGCAAAAGGAATAAAGTTTATGTGGGACGCCTGTTTTGAATCCCTTGAAAGGATGAAAACTTCTTCAGGATCTGGATGTATAATTGCGCATTGCATGGGACTTGGAAAAACCCTTCAAGTAATTGCTCTAATACATACGCTTTTAACACACGAAAAAACTGGTATCAACACTATCATGGTCGTTTGTCCCTTATCTACGGTACTTAACTGGtacaatgaatttaatttatggcTAAAGGACGTTGATAACGGGgacattgatatttttgaattgactaa atACAAACAAAATGTAGAACGAGCAACTTTACTAAAATCTTGGCAGAGATCTGGTGGTGTACTTATTATTGGTTACGAGATGTTCAGAAATCTTAGCGGAGCCAATAATAGAATGCGAAAAGCTATGAAAGAAGAAATCCTACAGTGTTTGATTGATCCTGGTCCAGATTTGATAGTTTGCGATGAAGgtcatttattgaaaaatgaagatagcGCTCTTAGTAAATCTATCAAGCGTATTAAAACGTTACGAAGAATTGTACTCACGGGAACACCGTTGCAGAACAATTTAATAGAAT aTCATTGTATGGTACAATTCATAAAACCTAACCTTCTAGGAACGAGgaaggaatttttaaacagatttGCAAATCCGATAACCAATGGCCAATTCGATGATTCTACCGAAAGTGACGTTAAACTAATGAAAAAACGTGCTTACGTTTTGCACAAAATGTTGAAAGGGAGTGTACAGAGATTTGATTACTCTGTATTAATGCCCTTTCTACCACCGAAACatgaatatgtaatttttgtgAGTTTAACCgatgtacaaattaaaatgtatcaGCACTATTTGGATAACTTTGCGAG ACAACAACGTGCCGCTGGTGGATCACTTTTTGCAGATTTTCAAGTATTACAAAGAATATGGACGCATCCCATGGTTTTACGTTTAAACtcagaaaagaatgaaaaagcgagagaaaagaaatattcttcgacTGATACCGAAGGTTCTTTGAGGAATTTCATTGATGATGGTAGTAACTCTGAGTCTGATAGTAGTAGTTCAAGTAATACGACGGACGATGACGTTAAAAGCATCAATTCCAATTATTCGACAAAAAATAGGAGAAGTACAAGAAATAATAACATAG ACGTTGAAGAAGATTTGAAACTAGAGGAAcccgaaaagaaagaagaggaatGGTGGTTACAGTTTACTCAACCCGAAGATTTCGATGACATGAGGATTTCCGCTAAATTGATGCTCCTTTTTGGTATTTTAAAGGAATGCGGACAAATAGGTGACAAAGT ATTGATATTTTCACAGTCTTTATATTCATTGACTTTAATTGAGcagtttcttgaaaaaatcgaTGATGCAACGCAAAACGATACATCTTCGGAATACCTTGTCGGACACAGAGACAGTTGGACGGTAGGTTTGGATTATTTTCGACTGGATGGTCAAACCTCTGCCGATAACAGAAATAGAtggtgtaaaatatttaataaaccaTCGAACACAAGAGCCAGATTATTCTTGATATCGACGCGAGCAGGAGGATTAGGAATCAATTTAACTGCTGCCAATCGTGTCATTATATTCGATGCAAGCTGGAATCCTTCCCACGACGTTCAAAGTATATTTCGTGTATATAG GTTCGGGCAGAAAAAACCGTGCTACATCTATCGGTTTTTAGCGGCTGGAacaatggaagaaaaaatatataatcgaCAAGTGACAAAGTTGTCGCTTTCCTGCAGAGTTGTTGACGAACAACAAATAGAACGTCATTATAGCAATAACGATTTAAGCGAGTTGTATAAGTTCGAACCGAATACGTCTGGCGAAAAACCAACTTTAAATTTACCGAAAGACAGAGTACtagcagaaatatttttgaaatataaaaatttcgtgGAGAATTACCATGAACATGATTCTCTTCTGGAAAACAAG aCTGAAGAAGAATTAGacgaagaagagagaaagCAAGCTTGGTTAGAATACGAGGaagagaagaaaggaaaaccgATGCAAATGTATCCAACGGTGGCACCTATTTCAAATAGCgcatttttaaatcattatgGCTTGCCAGCATCGGGACATCTTGGTACAGATTACGAAAAGTTTAGAGAACTCATTCGCAAAGAC TATCCCAATGCAACACCAGAGTTTCAACAAATGATGACAGCGAAGGCGTTAACGGACATGTACAATTATTGGGAACGACAGACTTTCCAGAATACTTCTTCAAATCAAATGACTTATCAg AACGCAGGAGTAATGCCAACACAGTTGAGAACACAAGTGCCGAATTTGAGTAGAATGCCACTTTTACAGAAtcttaatacaataaatatcaatGGTCAAACAAGGGATGAGCTTCCGATTACTAATCAAAGTAATGGCCCTAAATCTAGGAATGGTGACGACGACGTTGTAGAG ATCACTTCAACTGCAGTTAGTAAGACAAATAAGACCCAAGAAGAGTGA